A window of the Gemmatimonadota bacterium genome harbors these coding sequences:
- a CDS encoding ABC transporter permease — MTRWQQTLEVARWEFSRFVKWRQQFVGLALMVLLGVGGAFVGRMIKRAGDRPVTVTVVGREALAFPLPTVEAVSWDTTSALDAAAARAAVADETIDAALLVGAGDALAIVLRRRAGWTDRAVEALTASHRQAILARVLTPEAIAALGAPFAVETSLIALGAAPVARSTRIAAIVVLSVGLILVMTGFGTLFAGITGEKQHRVTEQMLAMVSPQVWIDGKIIGLTAAALAGTSLTVGGLAFLYRGVPWLLGRSAFALPPIASDIGTLGLVLVITLLGVLFWFAFMAAVAATIDDPNSSTRTLLLFVPLIPMGAAFALLSKADSIIAQVLGVFPLTSMAVLPLRLVLTTVAWWEVPLALALLAGAAWGCRLLAGRIFGAAMLMYGKEPSLREMVRWMRHG, encoded by the coding sequence ATGACGCGCTGGCAGCAGACGCTCGAGGTGGCGCGCTGGGAGTTCTCGCGCTTCGTGAAGTGGCGACAGCAGTTCGTCGGTCTCGCGCTCATGGTGCTCCTCGGTGTCGGCGGCGCGTTCGTCGGGCGGATGATCAAGCGCGCCGGGGACCGTCCCGTCACCGTCACGGTCGTCGGGCGCGAGGCGCTCGCCTTCCCGCTGCCGACGGTCGAGGCCGTCTCGTGGGACACCACCAGCGCGCTCGACGCCGCCGCGGCGCGCGCGGCCGTCGCCGACGAGACCATCGACGCGGCGCTGCTCGTGGGTGCCGGCGACGCGCTCGCGATCGTGCTGCGCCGGCGCGCGGGATGGACGGATCGCGCGGTCGAGGCCCTCACCGCGTCGCATCGACAGGCCATCCTCGCCCGCGTGCTCACGCCCGAGGCCATCGCCGCGCTCGGCGCGCCCTTCGCCGTGGAGACCTCGCTCATCGCGCTCGGCGCGGCCCCCGTCGCCCGCTCCACGAGGATCGCGGCGATCGTCGTCCTCTCGGTCGGCCTGATCCTCGTCATGACCGGCTTCGGCACCCTCTTCGCGGGCATCACGGGGGAGAAGCAGCATCGGGTGACGGAGCAGATGCTCGCGATGGTGTCACCGCAGGTCTGGATCGACGGGAAGATCATCGGACTCACCGCCGCGGCCCTCGCGGGCACCAGTCTCACCGTCGGCGGCCTCGCCTTCCTCTACCGGGGCGTGCCGTGGCTGCTGGGCCGCAGTGCCTTCGCGCTGCCGCCCATCGCGTCGGACATCGGCACGCTCGGTCTCGTGCTGGTCATCACGCTGCTCGGCGTGCTGTTCTGGTTCGCCTTCATGGCCGCTGTCGCGGCGACGATCGACGACCCCAACAGCTCGACGCGCACGCTCCTGCTCTTCGTGCCGTTGATCCCGATGGGCGCCGCGTTCGCGCTCCTGTCCAAGGCCGACAGCATCATCGCCCAGGTCCTCGGCGTCTTCCCGCTCACGTCGATGGCGGTGCTGCCGCTGCGTCTCGTGCTGACCACCGTGGCGTGGTGGGAGGTCCCGCTCGCGCTCGCGCTCCTCGCCGGGGCCGCGTGGGGGTGCCGGCTGCTGGCGGGTCGGATCTTCGGCGCGGCGATGCTCATGTACGGCAAGGAGCCGTCGCTGCGCGAGATGGTGCGGTGGATGCGGCATGGGTGA
- a CDS encoding GNAT family N-acetyltransferase — MTFSLVPFDQHGVPLVAITDLPAAIVANCEGTADLYRRVGFVPPWIGYVAVADGRAVGGGAFVGPPTDGVVEIAYYTLDGEEGKGFASRTAAALVAIARAETPAVGLKAFTLQEENASTRILRRLGFAVEGVAQDPDAGEVWEWRAMERHEGL, encoded by the coding sequence ATGACCTTCTCGCTCGTCCCGTTCGACCAGCACGGCGTCCCGCTCGTCGCGATCACCGATCTGCCGGCGGCGATCGTCGCGAACTGCGAGGGCACGGCGGACCTCTATCGTCGCGTCGGTTTCGTGCCGCCGTGGATCGGCTACGTTGCCGTCGCCGACGGGCGCGCGGTCGGCGGCGGAGCGTTCGTCGGACCGCCGACCGACGGTGTGGTGGAGATCGCGTACTACACGCTGGATGGTGAGGAGGGGAAGGGATTCGCCTCGCGGACCGCCGCGGCGCTCGTGGCGATCGCGCGCGCGGAGACACCGGCGGTCGGGCTGAAGGCGTTCACCCTACAGGAGGAGAACGCCTCGACGAGGATCCTGCGGCGGCTCGGGTTCGCGGTCGAGGGCGTGGCGCAGGACCCGGATGCGGGTGAGGTGTGGGAGTGGCGGGCGATGGAACGGCACGAGGGCTTGTAG
- a CDS encoding SRPBCC family protein: MARIEFSLFIAAPVGRCFDLSRSVELHVASTAGTGERVVAGRTSGCLELGESVTWRARHFGVWQELTSRIVAMERPDHFRDSQVRGAFARFDHDHHFTHDRDGTIMREVFDYRAPLGPLGVLAERLFLTRYMRRFLLARARVVKAVAESEEWRRYVGPAGVALATGLVDIFTA; the protein is encoded by the coding sequence ATGGCGCGCATCGAGTTCAGTCTCTTCATCGCCGCCCCCGTCGGCCGCTGCTTCGACCTCTCGCGGAGCGTGGAACTGCATGTCGCCTCCACGGCGGGGACCGGCGAGCGCGTCGTCGCGGGCCGGACGTCCGGCTGCCTGGAGCTCGGCGAGTCCGTCACCTGGCGCGCGCGGCACTTCGGGGTCTGGCAGGAGCTGACGAGCCGGATCGTCGCCATGGAGCGCCCCGACCACTTCCGCGACAGCCAGGTACGCGGGGCGTTCGCGCGCTTCGATCACGACCATCACTTCACGCATGACCGCGACGGCACGATCATGCGCGAGGTCTTCGACTATCGCGCTCCGCTGGGGCCGCTCGGGGTCCTTGCCGAGCGACTCTTCCTCACGCGCTATATGCGGCGCTTCCTCTTGGCGCGGGCGCGCGTCGTCAAGGCCGTCGCGGAGTCGGAGGAGTGGCGGCGGTACGTCGGTCCCGCCGGGGTAGCGCTCGCGACGGGGCTCGTCGATATCTTCACGGCATGA
- a CDS encoding ATP-binding cassette domain-containing protein, with translation MTPATAFLSIRSVEKTYATVRAVAGLSLDVVPGEMVALLGPNGAGKTTLLRMLVGITRPDRGQILWEGVEQAPAPGALGYLPEDRGLYQDVPIGRTLSYFARLRGIPAAEARRLATEWLERLDLKDRAGEKLAALSKGNQQKVQFAAAVLHRPRFAILDEPFSGLDPLNQELFLDLVRGLRDAGTAVLFSAHQMALVERLADRVFVMHRGRELLHGTTSALVAGGSLHDLYVERVRAANAEAGVTAEVA, from the coding sequence ATGACTCCCGCGACCGCCTTCCTGAGCATCCGATCGGTCGAGAAGACCTACGCCACCGTCCGCGCCGTCGCGGGCCTCTCGCTCGACGTCGTTCCCGGCGAGATGGTCGCGCTCCTCGGCCCCAACGGCGCCGGCAAGACGACGCTGCTCCGCATGCTCGTCGGTATCACGCGGCCGGATCGCGGCCAAATCCTCTGGGAGGGCGTCGAGCAGGCGCCCGCGCCGGGCGCGCTCGGCTATCTCCCGGAGGACCGGGGGCTGTATCAGGACGTGCCGATCGGTCGCACGCTGAGCTACTTCGCGCGCCTGCGCGGCATCCCCGCGGCGGAGGCGCGGCGGCTCGCGACCGAGTGGCTGGAGCGCCTCGATCTCAAGGATCGCGCCGGCGAGAAGCTCGCCGCCCTGTCGAAGGGCAACCAGCAGAAGGTGCAGTTCGCCGCCGCGGTGCTCCACCGGCCACGCTTCGCGATCCTCGACGAGCCGTTCAGCGGACTCGACCCGCTCAACCAGGAGCTCTTCCTCGACCTCGTGCGCGGCCTGCGCGATGCCGGTACCGCCGTGCTCTTCAGCGCGCACCAGATGGCCCTCGTCGAGCGGCTCGCCGACCGGGTGTTCGTCATGCATCGCGGCCGGGAGCTGCTCCACGGCACGACGAGCGCCCTCGTCGCGGGCGGTTCGCTGCACGACCTCTATGTGGAGCGCGTGCGCGCCGCGAACGCCGAAGCGGGCGTGACGGCGGAGGTCGCATGA
- a CDS encoding VOC family protein: MSKVTPFLMFNDQLEAAIAFYTATFPNSKVTTSARTGAEGVVTSAEFVVGGQRFMGYNGGSYFTFSQGFSLFLDCEDQAEVDRYWDAFVNAGATPLQCGWITDPFGVTWQIVPRRFTQLISGGDPKKVQAVMDAMMEMVKLDVAGLERAYDAAS; encoded by the coding sequence ATGTCCAAGGTGACCCCCTTCCTGATGTTCAACGACCAGCTCGAGGCCGCGATCGCGTTCTACACCGCGACCTTCCCGAACTCGAAGGTGACGACGTCCGCGCGCACCGGCGCCGAGGGCGTCGTCACGTCCGCCGAGTTCGTCGTCGGGGGCCAGCGCTTCATGGGCTACAACGGCGGCTCGTACTTCACGTTCTCGCAGGGCTTCTCGCTCTTCCTGGATTGCGAGGATCAGGCTGAGGTGGACCGGTACTGGGACGCGTTCGTGAACGCCGGCGCGACGCCGCTCCAGTGCGGCTGGATCACCGACCCGTTCGGCGTGACCTGGCAGATCGTGCCGAGGCGCTTCACGCAGCTCATCAGCGGCGGCGACCCGAAGAAGGTGCAGGCGGTGATGGATGCGATGATGGAGATGGTGAAGCTCGATGTGGCGGGGCTCGAGCGGGCGTACGACGCGGCGTCGTAG